CGCTCCGGCAGCAGATCGAGCTGATCACGAAGCGCGAGTCGGACATCCAGACGCTCGCGAACGAGTACGAGCGCGAGCTGACGATGCTGAAGCACAACTACCGCGAGCTGCAGCGTAAGGCCGACGGCGAGCAGGAGACGCGCAAGAAGCTCGAGGGCCTGCTGCACGAGACgaagcagcagctgcaggaCGAGCGCAGCAAGCGCACGCGCGAAATGAGCAACCTGCAGCAGTACAACGATCGCATCAACGCGCTAGAGAAGCAGCTCGCCGACGTGCAGGAGAAGTACAAGGCGGAGGTCGAGGGTGCGCAGAAGAGCAAGAAGCAGATCGCCGAGCTGCGGATGGTGGCGAGCAATGCGGAGCAGCGGACGCTCGAGCTGCACTCGGTCATGAACGGGCTGCAGACGATGCGCGACATGCTGCAGCAGGAGGTGGCAGACCTGCAGAGCCAGCTGGCGCAGGAGCGCAAGACGCGCCTGAACCGCCTCGAGCTGCAGAAAGAGCTCGAGGTGAAGATTCAGTCTATGTGCGGCGATATGGAGCGGATGGCTGTGCGTGAGCAGCAGGTCTTCGCCGACAATCAGACGCTCACGGATCGCATCTCCAAGCTGGAGAAGGAGAACGCTTCGTTCGAGTGCGAGTTGAAGGCGCTCATGAATCGCTATCAGCAGGAGGTGAAGGCCCACCAGGAGACGACCAAATCGCGCCAGCTCAACAACGAGGAGACCAACATGCAGGAGGTGAAAGGTAAGTGTTCACCATCCGGAGCTGTGATTCCGTTGTATCCGTCCAACCGTACCGTTATCCATTCCCTTCTTTGCTTACAGCCTTGCAAAGCAAACTCGCGGAGGAGAAGGTAAATCGCCAGAAAGCGGAGCAGAACTCGCAGGAGAAAGAAATCCAGCTGTCTATGCTCTCGGTGGACTATCGCCAAATCCAGCAGCGGTTGCAGAAGCTGGAGGGTGAATTTAGACAGGTTAGTAGCGACGAACTCACAAATGTTAAAAGACCGTCCGTACGTACCCTACCGTAGATTCTGGTAATCGATTGTAATTTCCCCCCTTTTGCTCCAAACTTTCACAGGAATCCGAAAAGGTGCTCGCCTTGCACAGCCAGCTGGAGCAGGAGCAGAGCAAGAAGAACAGCCTGCTGTCGGAAATAAGCCTGCAAAGCTCGGAGGTGGCCCACCTGAAGGCAAAGGAGGTGCAGCTCATGAAGGAGGTGCAGCAGCTGCGCGACACGCGCAAGAAGCTGGAAGAGGACGTGACGAATGTGAAGAAAAATCACAGCATCAATATTCTTCAGGTAAGCaggtcgtttgttttttatttcgttagaTTCACGATTCCTCTCGCCCGTTGTTACCGAACATCATTCTAACGCAGAGGTTGATCAATCCATTGCGGGCCCCAAGCGGTGGGAAAATCGGATAAATTTGTTGGTTGAACGCCATGTACGTCgctttatttaaaaagcatTTTACCAATACCAGAACATCACTCTAAACTTAAAAAACAATTGTAATTGGGTCTTGTATTTCTATATATCGTCAATTGTCTTCATAGGGTTTTATATTTCTCGTATTTGTCAGCTTATATGCTTTATTCTAAATTTAATGCTCGTAAAGTTtacgaatgattttttttaaactcgcAAGTGGCATgtattaaacatatttttaacatcGTTTGTACACTGGAGAATGCATAGTAAATTTTACTAGCATTTTATATACTGTACCTATTTCGACCTTGGTTTTTTATTCGgtattattttcctttatGAAAATGGTGTAATGGTTTTACTTTGCCATTGATGTTCattttttcgatttcatttaaatacacgattagtgactttaaaaattattaagtGATGAATTTTCCCTTTCAACCCGAAGCTTGGTATTAATTGTTCCTTCCTCGACACTACAGTCTTATAATTTTAATGTAGgatcttttctttttgaatacttttccTCAATCATCTCTTCAATcgaatttatttaattgttaATAGGTGAATATTTAATTGTTAATaggttaataattttaatgtagGATCTTTTACAAAAAGTGTAACTCCGTAAATAGGTTGATCCGCCTCTGCTTAAAAGCTAGAAATGCGTTGGGAGCCCAAACAGAATCTTAAGTAAACATTTTGGTCGGAATTTTacgatttaaaaatgttaatagCATGCGGGAGGATTAGTTCCAGCTTTCTGAGACCTAAATacagtttgaaaatattaaatcaaaCGTACGCAAACGGAACAGAATGCCGCGTAATAGAATAAACTTGTCAAATGCCAGATATTATAACCTTTTCAAATCCAATCAATGAAGCAAATCCAAATTTGGAAATTTaacttttgtttcgtttttagaTGAAAGAAATGCAGGATCAGCTGGAAGCGGAGCAGTACTTCTCCAAGTTGTACAAAACGCAGTGCAACGAGATCCGCGAGGAGATGAAAGAGCGCGTACGACAGCTGCAGAAGCTGGAGGAGGAACGCGGCACCATACTGCACCAGCTGCAGCTGGCGAACGTGCGAGCCGAGGCGGAGGCGCTGTCCCGCTCGATCGCACTCGAAACGGTCACCGATCTCGAGAAGGAGAAGACGATGAAGGAGCTTGAGCTCAAGGACCTGCTGACCAAGCACCGCAACGAGATGATGGCCAAAGATGCGGCCCTCGCGTCGCTGAAGGACGTCGAGGCGGAGCTGAACAAGAACCTCAACAACAAGGCGTACGAGCTGGACGATCTGGCGCAGCAGAACAAGAAGCTGCAGGAGGAGATGTACCGGTTGAAGCTGGAGGTCGGCGAGCTGGACAAGTGTCGCGCGAAGCTGCTGAATGAAACCATCCTGAAGCAGCAGGCCGTCAACAAGCTGGCGGAGATCATGAACCGCAAAGACAACAACCTCACCAGCAAGCAGAAGATGAAGGTTAACTCGACGGCGGAGGTGCGCaagaaggagaaggaaaacaagcgCCTGCAGCAGGAGCTGACGGTCGAGCGGGCCAAGTACGACGAGCTGTGTCAGAAGCATAACGAAACGATCAGTCAGCTATCTCGTGAGATCGACGTACGTATTTCCCCGttacacacatatacacaacATCATCGGCGTATTGTACTAACATTCGAATTTTGCTTCCCTTTCTTCAGATCAAAACCAAACTGCAGATGGAAATCGACTGCAAGGCGACGGAAATCGAACATCTGCAGATGAAGCTGATCGAGACCGCCTCACTGTCGTCGGTCGACAACGACATGATGGAGGAGAACCAGGACTCGATCTTCGAGGGCTGGCTGAGCGTGCCGACCAAGCAGAACATCAAGCGGTACGGCTGGAAGCGCCAGTTTGTGGTCGTCTCGCCGAAGCGCATCATCTTCTACAATTCCGAGCAggataaacaaaacactagCGATCCCTTGCTGATCATTGATCTAAGGTAACGTACTCGCAACCTAGTTCCCGAGCGACGCAAtgctttatttatgttttagcTATATGTCAATGCACACTCTCTTGTTTATCTTCCACTGCGATAGGCTCTTAGCTTATTAATCGAATTACGTAATTCGCTCATAATTTGGGGTTTGATTGAAAGGTTAACAATTGTAAACTGGCCTTTTTGCTTTACATAGAGCTAGAGGAATGATTGAGGGGTCCATAAATTTAGTTCTTACTGCTCAATCATGTtaatgttaaattaatttatttatttagttctTATTGCCTGTATATCAATCTTGTTAATTATTGAGGCGgatattgaaaagaaaatgatgcaAATTCGCTCGAGTTGAAGTGCAAGTAATGCAATTAATGCGATCTGCTTTATGTTTGATTGACCAGTTTATTGCTAgattgctttcatttttcaatttctgttattttatctAATATGACAATCTTCCACATTCTCGAAGATAATACGTTTCTTTTTGGTTTGTATGTGGTTCCTTGATTTTGATTGTGACTGTTGTTGaagtgaaaatgttaaatggAAATGTTTCCCCGGATGGAGAATTAATATGTAGCATGAACACGCATTCGTTAGTAGTTTTGATTGCATCGTTTGAGTGAGGATTGCTCATTACATTTCTGTTCATTGTATTCCCCTACAGCAAGGTGTTCCACGTACGCCCGGTAACACAAGGAGACGTAATTCGGGCCGATCCCAAAGAAATTCCGCGCATCTTCCAGCTGCTGTACGCCGGCGAGGGTGAAGCTCGCCGCCccgacgagcagcagcagctcgacATCAACCCATCCCGCAGTGAGGAAAAACCGTTGACGCTACAATATAAAGGTAAGGAGCTAGTCATTGTcttggtgttgttttgtttcacacgTTCCGTGCCGTTCTCGCCATTTGCAGGCCATGAGTTCCTACACATCAGTTACCATATTCCCACCACATGTGATCTTCCGTCGTGCCAGAAGGCCCTCTGGCACATGTTCAAGTCGCTGCCGGCCTACGAGTGCAAGCGGTAAGTGTGTTTGGTGATGATGTTTAGTTCGGGAGGTCCGAGTAGACGTGCTGAtgatgctttgcttttttcagTTGTCGCTTCAAGCTGCACAAGGAGCATGTCGACAACAACAACCCGCTCGCACCGTGCAAGCTGCACCACGATCCAAACCACGCCCGCGAAATGCTGCTGCTCGCGACCTCCACCGAGGACCAGTGCCGCTGGGTGAACCGGTTGTCCAAGCGCATCCAAAAGAGCGGCTACAAGGCGAACAGCTCCTCCACCAGCTCGACCACGCTCGCCAGCGGCGGCAACACCAGTGCCACGGCCGACTCGACCAAGGGCATGCCGCGGTCCACGATGCCAAGGTAGGGTCGCGAAGGATCTTCCGATCGACCGGCGCACACCGACGCTCGAACATCCTCCGCTCCCATTTCATGCTTCATTTGTCCGtcgatttgttttcgtttgtttcgtttcgtttcgcccgTCTCATCATCCGTTCCAACGGTCTTTTACCCGTTTTTTTATAAGCGTACCGTAATCGTATCAATAATCTCTTCTAAtcacttctttttcctccctgcATTTCACATTCAATCCATCCTGCCTTCCTtcaattttactttcctttctctctttctctctctctctctcactcgctCTCTCTTCGTTCCTATCTTCTACCCATCTACAGCCAGTCCACTCGGTCGAATTTTAAGCCGAGTTCCGCCGCGAACGTTCAACGGTCCGCAACCCTGCCGACCAACGCATCGCTGAAGCAACAGCCGCAACCCTAACCCTTGCCGCGGACCGGGTCCTTACGGGGGGAAgttcgtggtggtggtggtggatgtATCTTCTCTCTTTACTCGCTGCGCCCCCTCGCCCGTCCGGGCTggaacttcttcatctttaTTCATCTATTTCATTTCACTCACCTGCTCAACCACAATCAATTTCACACTCCccgaagaaaatagaaaaagaaaacgtcgAGTGTCGCATTTGGCGCGTCAAGCTGCCAAGGCTGGGTAGAC
This region of Anopheles coustani chromosome X, idAnoCousDA_361_x.2, whole genome shotgun sequence genomic DNA includes:
- the LOC131268977 gene encoding rho-associated protein kinase 1 gives rise to the protein MEMESSSKTMDDARRKRLMELEQKIRDPSGIANIDCLLDAVTALVADCDHDTVNIIKNIEIFIGRYKDFAQDIVNLRMRPDDFTSIKLIGHGAFGEVHLVRHKSSKQVYAMKRLSKLDMLTRHDTAFFWEERYIMAHANSEWIVQLHFAFQDTKYLYMVMDYMPGGDIVCLMNMYEIPEKWAVFYTMEVVMALDTIHNMGFIHRDVKPDNMLLDKHGHLKLADFGTCMRIGEDGLVHSSNAVGTPDYISPEVLQFQGAQGGYGRECDWWSVGVFLYEILIGETPFYSEGLVGTYAKIMDHKNSLQFPEDVPISESAKSIIKGFLTDQTVRLGRNNVDEIKSHPFFKNDTWTFENVRQSVPPVVPELSSDDDTRNFEEVERKATVDVQIPKPKIFSGFHLPFIGFTYTSDYQLLSGASAGAAAAQEDATDHNDHQGARAQHRHRPSNNAELQRLENMLQRERNAVETLERQERTLRQQIELITKRESDIQTLANEYERELTMLKHNYRELQRKADGEQETRKKLEGLLHETKQQLQDERSKRTREMSNLQQYNDRINALEKQLADVQEKYKAEVEGAQKSKKQIAELRMVASNAEQRTLELHSVMNGLQTMRDMLQQEVADLQSQLAQERKTRLNRLELQKELEVKIQSMCGDMERMAVREQQVFADNQTLTDRISKLEKENASFECELKALMNRYQQEVKAHQETTKSRQLNNEETNMQEVKALQSKLAEEKVNRQKAEQNSQEKEIQLSMLSVDYRQIQQRLQKLEGEFRQESEKVLALHSQLEQEQSKKNSLLSEISLQSSEVAHLKAKEVQLMKEVQQLRDTRKKLEEDVTNVKKNHSINILQMKEMQDQLEAEQYFSKLYKTQCNEIREEMKERVRQLQKLEEERGTILHQLQLANVRAEAEALSRSIALETVTDLEKEKTMKELELKDLLTKHRNEMMAKDAALASLKDVEAELNKNLNNKAYELDDLAQQNKKLQEEMYRLKLEVGELDKCRAKLLNETILKQQAVNKLAEIMNRKDNNLTSKQKMKVNSTAEVRKKEKENKRLQQELTVERAKYDELCQKHNETISQLSREIDIKTKLQMEIDCKATEIEHLQMKLIETASLSSVDNDMMEENQDSIFEGWLSVPTKQNIKRYGWKRQFVVVSPKRIIFYNSEQDKQNTSDPLLIIDLSKVFHVRPVTQGDVIRADPKEIPRIFQLLYAGEGEARRPDEQQQLDINPSRSEEKPLTLQYKGHEFLHISYHIPTTCDLPSCQKALWHMFKSLPAYECKRCRFKLHKEHVDNNNPLAPCKLHHDPNHAREMLLLATSTEDQCRWVNRLSKRIQKSGYKANSSSTSSTTLASGGNTSATADSTKGMPRSTMPSQSTRSNFKPSSAANVQRSATLPTNASLKQQPQP